From Nymphaea colorata isolate Beijing-Zhang1983 chromosome 6, ASM883128v2, whole genome shotgun sequence, a single genomic window includes:
- the LOC116256714 gene encoding probable cellulose synthase A catalytic subunit 8 [UDP-forming] isoform X2 codes for MVLKEAYLRLPTHLKHLNGQVCQICGDDVGLNLDGDVFVACNICSFPVCRPCYEYERKDGNQSCPQCKTIYKRHKGSARVRSDEGEDDDTDEVASDFNYSSGNHNRKQKIAEAMMSWQLTYGRPGDGRAPAYDRREVSPNQTPLLNHGHVLSGEIPAASPDHHTMPSPSVGGSAKRVHPLPYELQSGSIRAVDPTREFGSQSFGNVAWKERVDSWKLKQKKNVIHVMGGTTAASEGKGGDVDSCTDVNMDDPLLNDEARQPLSRKVPIPSSRINPYRMVIALRLVILAFFLHYRITNPVRNAYALWLISVVCEIWFAISWILDQFPKWFPVNRETYLDRLALRYDREGEPSQLAAVDIFVSTVDPLKEPPLVTANTVLSILAVDYPVDKVSCYVSDDGAAMLTFEALSETSEFARKWVPFCKKYNIEPRAPEWYFAQKIDYLKDKVQTSFVKDRRAMKREYEEFKVRVNGLVAKAQKIPDEGWIMQDGTPWPGNNTRDHPGMIQVFLGQSGGLDSEGNELPRLVYVSREKRPGFQHHKKAGAMNALVRVSAVLTNGSYLLNLDCDHYINNSKALREAMCFLMDPNLGKSVCYVQFPQRFDGIDKNDRYANRNTVFFDINLRGLDGIQGPVYVGTGCVFNRTALYGYEPSLKKKHKPESFLSKLCGGSRKKGSKSSKSHLDKKKSNRHADSTVPICNLEDIEEGVEGAGFDDEKSLLMSQMSLEKRFGQSAVFVASTLMENGGVPQSATPESLLKEAIHVISCGYEDKTEWGTEIGWIYGSVTEDILTGFKMHARGWKSIYCMPDRPAFKGSAPINLSDRLNQVLRWALGSVEILFSRHCPIWYGYEGRLKWLERFAYINTTIYPITSIPLLAYCTLPAVCLLTGKFIIPQISNFASIWFIALFLSIFATGILEMRWSGVGIDEWWRNEQFWVIGGVSAHLFAVFQGLLKVLAGIDTNFTVTSKASDDEGDFAELYMFKWTTLLIPPTTLLIINLVGVVAGISYAINSGYQLWGPLFGKLFFAFWVIVHLYPFLKGLMGRQNRTPTIVVVWSVLLASIFSLLWVRIDPFTTRVTGPSTQQCGINC; via the exons ATGGTCCTGAAGGAGGCGTATCTGAGGCTA CCAACGCATTTGAAGCATCTGAATGGGCAGGTTTGCCAGATCTGTGGTGATGATGTTGGCTTGAACTTAGATGGTGATGTCTTTGTTGCCTGCAATATTTGCTCATTCCCTGTGTGTAGGCCTTGCTACGAATATGAGAGGAAGGATGGGAATCAATCCTGTCCTCAATGCAAGACCATATACAAAAGGCATAAAG GAAGTGCTCGTGTTCGAAGTGATGAAGGTGAGGATGATGACACTGATGAGGTAGCCAGTGACTTTAACTATTCATCTGGTAATCACAATCGGAAGCAGAAGATAGCAGAGGCAATGATGAGTTGGCAACTGACTTATGGACGACCTGGGGATGGACGGGCACCTGCTTATGACAGAAGGGAGGTTTCACCAAATCAGACCCCTTTACTTAATCATGGCCATGTG CTCTCTGGTGAGATACCTGCAGCATCACCAGATCATCATACCATGCCTTCTCCTTCAGTTGGTGGTAGTGCAAAGCGTGTCCATCCGTTGCCTTATGAACTCCAGTCAG GAAGCATTAGAGCTGTTGATCCAACGAGAGAATTTGGTTCACAGTCCTTTGGAAATGTTGCATGGAAAGAGAGGGTTGACAGCTGGAAattgaagcagaaaaaaaatgttattcatGTGATGGGTGGAACTACTGCTGCTTctgaaggaaaaggaggagatGTTGATTCTTGTACTGATGTGAACATGGATGACCCCCTATT GAATGATGAAGCCCGTCAGCCACTTTCAAGAAAGGTTCCTATTCCTTCATCGCGAATAAACCCATATAGAATGGTTATTGCTCTTCGGCTTGTTATCCTTGCTTTTTTCTTGCATTACCGAATCACAAATCCTGTGAGAAATGCCTATGCATTGTGGCTGATCTCTGTGGTATGTGAGATATGGTTTGCCATATCCTGGATATTGGACCAATTTCCAAAATGGTTCCCGGTAAACCGTGAGACTTATCTGGACCGCCTCGCACTTAG GTATGACAGAGAAGGAGAACCTTCTCAGTTGGCTGCGGTTGACATTTTTGTCAGTACAGTTGACCCATTAAAGGAGCCTCCACTTGTCACAGCCAACACTGTTCTCTCAATTCTTGCAGTTGACTATCCTGTGGACAAGGTCTCATGCTATGTGTCCGATGATGGAGCTGCCATGTTGACATTTGAAGCTCTTTCAGAAACCTCTGAATTTGCTAGGAAATGGGTTCCTTTTTGCAAGAAGTACAATATTGAGCCTCGTGCCCCAGAGTGGTACTTTGCCCAGAAAATAGACTACCTGAAGGACAAAgttcaaacttcatttgtgaagGATCGCAGGGCCATGAAG AGGGAATATGAGGAGTTCAAAGTTCGTGTCAATGGTTTGGTGGCCAAAGCACAGAAGATTCCTGATGAAGGATGGATCATGCAAGATGGCACTCCATGGCCTGGAAATAACACCAGAGATCATCCAGGAATGATTCAG GTTTTCTTGGGCCAAAGTGGAGGGCTTGACAgtgaaggaaatgaacttcCACGACTTGTCTATGTGTCTCGTGAGAAGCGTCCAGGCTTCCAGCACCACAAGAAGGCTGGTGCTATGAATGCCCTT GTCCGAGTGTCAGCTGTTCTGACCAATGGTTCCTATCTTTTGAATCTTGATTGTGATCACTACATCAACAACAGCAAGGCCTTGCGTGAAGCTATGTGTTTTTTGATGGATCCAAACCTTGGGAAATCAGTTTGCTATGTACAATTCCCACAGAGATTTGATGGTATTGATAAGAATGATAGATATGCAAATCGCAACACAGTGTTTTTTGAC ATCAACTTGAGAGGTCTGGATGGTATTCAAGGTCCTGTTTATGTTGGCACTGGGTGTGTGTTCAACAGAACAGCTTTGTATGGGTATGAGCCCTCTCTAAAGAAAAAGCACAAACCTGAAAGTTTTCTGTCAAAATTGTGTGGTGGATCAAGGAAGAAGGGGTCAAAATCAAGTAAAAGCCATCTtgacaaaaagaaatcaaataggCACGCTGATTCGACAGTGCCTATCTGCAATCTTGAAGACATAGAAGAGGGGGTTGAAG gTGCTGGATTTGATGACGAGAAGTCACTGCTGATGTCCCAGATGAGCTTGGAGAAAAGGTTTGGTCAGTCGGCTGTCTTTGTTGCCTCTACCTTAATGGAGAATGGAGGTGTGCCACAGTCTGCAACTCCCGAGTCCCTCCTTAAGGAAGCTATTCATGTCATAAGCTGTGGCTATGAGGACAAGACAGAATGGGGAACTGAG ATTGGCTGGATCTATGGGTCGGTCACTGAGGATATCCTTACCGGATTCAAGATGCATGCTCGTGGTTGGAAATCAATCTACTGCATGCCTGATCGCCCTGCTTTCAAAGGTTCTGCACCCATCAACCTTTCAGATCGTCTGAACCAAGTTCTGCGTTGGGCTTTGGGTTCAGTTGAAATTCTGTTCAGTCGTCACTGCCCTATATGGTATGGATATGAAGGGAGACTAAAATGGCTCGAGCGATTTGCATATATTAACACTACAATCTATCCTATTACCTCCATTCCTCTTCTTGCTTATTGTACATTACCAGCAGTGTGTCTCCTCACAGGAAAGTTCATTATTCCGCAG ATCAGCAACTTTGCGAGTATTTGGTTCATTGCCCTCTTCCTTTCTATTTTTGCCACTGGAATTTTGGAGATGCGGTGGAGTGGTGTAGGAATTGATGAATGGTGGAGAAATGAGCAGTTTTGGGTTATTGGAGGTGTGTCAGCCCATTTGTTTGCTGTATTCCAAGGTTTGCTAAAAGTCCTTGCTGGAATAGACACCAACTTCACTGTCACTTCAAAAGCTTCGGATGATGAGGGTGATTTTGCAGAGCTTTACATGTTCAAATGGACAACCCTGCTGATTCCTCCGACCACCCTCCTCATAATCAATCTGGTTGGTGTTGTTGCTGGCATATCTTATGCAATAAACAGCGGGTACCAGTTATGGGGTCCACTTTTTGGGAAACTTTTCTTTGCATTCTGGGTAATTGTTCACCTATATCCCTTCCTAAAAGGTTTAATGGGTCGTCAGAATAGAACTCCCACCATTGTTGTTGTTTGGTCTGTCCTTCTTGCTTCTATTTTCTCCCTGTTGTGGGTCCGCATTGATCCATTCACGACCAGGGTAACTGGACCAAGCACGCAGCAGTGTGGAATCAACTGTTGA
- the LOC116256714 gene encoding probable cellulose synthase A catalytic subunit 8 [UDP-forming] isoform X1 codes for MDAHRLESRGNTSGEAQYGPEGGVSEPTHLKHLNGQVCQICGDDVGLNLDGDVFVACNICSFPVCRPCYEYERKDGNQSCPQCKTIYKRHKGSARVRSDEGEDDDTDEVASDFNYSSGNHNRKQKIAEAMMSWQLTYGRPGDGRAPAYDRREVSPNQTPLLNHGHVLSGEIPAASPDHHTMPSPSVGGSAKRVHPLPYELQSGSIRAVDPTREFGSQSFGNVAWKERVDSWKLKQKKNVIHVMGGTTAASEGKGGDVDSCTDVNMDDPLLNDEARQPLSRKVPIPSSRINPYRMVIALRLVILAFFLHYRITNPVRNAYALWLISVVCEIWFAISWILDQFPKWFPVNRETYLDRLALRYDREGEPSQLAAVDIFVSTVDPLKEPPLVTANTVLSILAVDYPVDKVSCYVSDDGAAMLTFEALSETSEFARKWVPFCKKYNIEPRAPEWYFAQKIDYLKDKVQTSFVKDRRAMKREYEEFKVRVNGLVAKAQKIPDEGWIMQDGTPWPGNNTRDHPGMIQVFLGQSGGLDSEGNELPRLVYVSREKRPGFQHHKKAGAMNALVRVSAVLTNGSYLLNLDCDHYINNSKALREAMCFLMDPNLGKSVCYVQFPQRFDGIDKNDRYANRNTVFFDINLRGLDGIQGPVYVGTGCVFNRTALYGYEPSLKKKHKPESFLSKLCGGSRKKGSKSSKSHLDKKKSNRHADSTVPICNLEDIEEGVEGAGFDDEKSLLMSQMSLEKRFGQSAVFVASTLMENGGVPQSATPESLLKEAIHVISCGYEDKTEWGTEIGWIYGSVTEDILTGFKMHARGWKSIYCMPDRPAFKGSAPINLSDRLNQVLRWALGSVEILFSRHCPIWYGYEGRLKWLERFAYINTTIYPITSIPLLAYCTLPAVCLLTGKFIIPQISNFASIWFIALFLSIFATGILEMRWSGVGIDEWWRNEQFWVIGGVSAHLFAVFQGLLKVLAGIDTNFTVTSKASDDEGDFAELYMFKWTTLLIPPTTLLIINLVGVVAGISYAINSGYQLWGPLFGKLFFAFWVIVHLYPFLKGLMGRQNRTPTIVVVWSVLLASIFSLLWVRIDPFTTRVTGPSTQQCGINC; via the exons ATGGACGCTCATAGGCTAGAATCCCGTGGGAATACCTCTGGTGAGGCACAGTATGGTCCTGAAGGAGGCGTATCTGAG CCAACGCATTTGAAGCATCTGAATGGGCAGGTTTGCCAGATCTGTGGTGATGATGTTGGCTTGAACTTAGATGGTGATGTCTTTGTTGCCTGCAATATTTGCTCATTCCCTGTGTGTAGGCCTTGCTACGAATATGAGAGGAAGGATGGGAATCAATCCTGTCCTCAATGCAAGACCATATACAAAAGGCATAAAG GAAGTGCTCGTGTTCGAAGTGATGAAGGTGAGGATGATGACACTGATGAGGTAGCCAGTGACTTTAACTATTCATCTGGTAATCACAATCGGAAGCAGAAGATAGCAGAGGCAATGATGAGTTGGCAACTGACTTATGGACGACCTGGGGATGGACGGGCACCTGCTTATGACAGAAGGGAGGTTTCACCAAATCAGACCCCTTTACTTAATCATGGCCATGTG CTCTCTGGTGAGATACCTGCAGCATCACCAGATCATCATACCATGCCTTCTCCTTCAGTTGGTGGTAGTGCAAAGCGTGTCCATCCGTTGCCTTATGAACTCCAGTCAG GAAGCATTAGAGCTGTTGATCCAACGAGAGAATTTGGTTCACAGTCCTTTGGAAATGTTGCATGGAAAGAGAGGGTTGACAGCTGGAAattgaagcagaaaaaaaatgttattcatGTGATGGGTGGAACTACTGCTGCTTctgaaggaaaaggaggagatGTTGATTCTTGTACTGATGTGAACATGGATGACCCCCTATT GAATGATGAAGCCCGTCAGCCACTTTCAAGAAAGGTTCCTATTCCTTCATCGCGAATAAACCCATATAGAATGGTTATTGCTCTTCGGCTTGTTATCCTTGCTTTTTTCTTGCATTACCGAATCACAAATCCTGTGAGAAATGCCTATGCATTGTGGCTGATCTCTGTGGTATGTGAGATATGGTTTGCCATATCCTGGATATTGGACCAATTTCCAAAATGGTTCCCGGTAAACCGTGAGACTTATCTGGACCGCCTCGCACTTAG GTATGACAGAGAAGGAGAACCTTCTCAGTTGGCTGCGGTTGACATTTTTGTCAGTACAGTTGACCCATTAAAGGAGCCTCCACTTGTCACAGCCAACACTGTTCTCTCAATTCTTGCAGTTGACTATCCTGTGGACAAGGTCTCATGCTATGTGTCCGATGATGGAGCTGCCATGTTGACATTTGAAGCTCTTTCAGAAACCTCTGAATTTGCTAGGAAATGGGTTCCTTTTTGCAAGAAGTACAATATTGAGCCTCGTGCCCCAGAGTGGTACTTTGCCCAGAAAATAGACTACCTGAAGGACAAAgttcaaacttcatttgtgaagGATCGCAGGGCCATGAAG AGGGAATATGAGGAGTTCAAAGTTCGTGTCAATGGTTTGGTGGCCAAAGCACAGAAGATTCCTGATGAAGGATGGATCATGCAAGATGGCACTCCATGGCCTGGAAATAACACCAGAGATCATCCAGGAATGATTCAG GTTTTCTTGGGCCAAAGTGGAGGGCTTGACAgtgaaggaaatgaacttcCACGACTTGTCTATGTGTCTCGTGAGAAGCGTCCAGGCTTCCAGCACCACAAGAAGGCTGGTGCTATGAATGCCCTT GTCCGAGTGTCAGCTGTTCTGACCAATGGTTCCTATCTTTTGAATCTTGATTGTGATCACTACATCAACAACAGCAAGGCCTTGCGTGAAGCTATGTGTTTTTTGATGGATCCAAACCTTGGGAAATCAGTTTGCTATGTACAATTCCCACAGAGATTTGATGGTATTGATAAGAATGATAGATATGCAAATCGCAACACAGTGTTTTTTGAC ATCAACTTGAGAGGTCTGGATGGTATTCAAGGTCCTGTTTATGTTGGCACTGGGTGTGTGTTCAACAGAACAGCTTTGTATGGGTATGAGCCCTCTCTAAAGAAAAAGCACAAACCTGAAAGTTTTCTGTCAAAATTGTGTGGTGGATCAAGGAAGAAGGGGTCAAAATCAAGTAAAAGCCATCTtgacaaaaagaaatcaaataggCACGCTGATTCGACAGTGCCTATCTGCAATCTTGAAGACATAGAAGAGGGGGTTGAAG gTGCTGGATTTGATGACGAGAAGTCACTGCTGATGTCCCAGATGAGCTTGGAGAAAAGGTTTGGTCAGTCGGCTGTCTTTGTTGCCTCTACCTTAATGGAGAATGGAGGTGTGCCACAGTCTGCAACTCCCGAGTCCCTCCTTAAGGAAGCTATTCATGTCATAAGCTGTGGCTATGAGGACAAGACAGAATGGGGAACTGAG ATTGGCTGGATCTATGGGTCGGTCACTGAGGATATCCTTACCGGATTCAAGATGCATGCTCGTGGTTGGAAATCAATCTACTGCATGCCTGATCGCCCTGCTTTCAAAGGTTCTGCACCCATCAACCTTTCAGATCGTCTGAACCAAGTTCTGCGTTGGGCTTTGGGTTCAGTTGAAATTCTGTTCAGTCGTCACTGCCCTATATGGTATGGATATGAAGGGAGACTAAAATGGCTCGAGCGATTTGCATATATTAACACTACAATCTATCCTATTACCTCCATTCCTCTTCTTGCTTATTGTACATTACCAGCAGTGTGTCTCCTCACAGGAAAGTTCATTATTCCGCAG ATCAGCAACTTTGCGAGTATTTGGTTCATTGCCCTCTTCCTTTCTATTTTTGCCACTGGAATTTTGGAGATGCGGTGGAGTGGTGTAGGAATTGATGAATGGTGGAGAAATGAGCAGTTTTGGGTTATTGGAGGTGTGTCAGCCCATTTGTTTGCTGTATTCCAAGGTTTGCTAAAAGTCCTTGCTGGAATAGACACCAACTTCACTGTCACTTCAAAAGCTTCGGATGATGAGGGTGATTTTGCAGAGCTTTACATGTTCAAATGGACAACCCTGCTGATTCCTCCGACCACCCTCCTCATAATCAATCTGGTTGGTGTTGTTGCTGGCATATCTTATGCAATAAACAGCGGGTACCAGTTATGGGGTCCACTTTTTGGGAAACTTTTCTTTGCATTCTGGGTAATTGTTCACCTATATCCCTTCCTAAAAGGTTTAATGGGTCGTCAGAATAGAACTCCCACCATTGTTGTTGTTTGGTCTGTCCTTCTTGCTTCTATTTTCTCCCTGTTGTGGGTCCGCATTGATCCATTCACGACCAGGGTAACTGGACCAAGCACGCAGCAGTGTGGAATCAACTGTTGA